In Bradysia coprophila strain Holo2 unplaced genomic scaffold, BU_Bcop_v1 contig_350, whole genome shotgun sequence, a genomic segment contains:
- the LOC119081150 gene encoding uncharacterized protein LOC119081150 isoform X1 produces MKLCEANFIRNHIIELSTLTITDPILLAELYEKKCISSEDTERLEHCVLPTEKSRLLYETITESKGSNTIQKLINILSDLKQSGAVEKLKNYSCGRCARREVECLPDGALEFGVPSQVSTFTGRLDELQRLHKLIQRPSSKVTVVSQATTVSGLGGIGKTGLAIEYVKTYSTHYQGNILWINADSADEVRKCYRSLAQRLQISLVDRSGETRDITQVKEDIYARFVGCECLFVFDNCPDPVFVAKECIPDTFLPSFCTLPKFLLTSRNQEWDRDIGVLLLDEMKPEEAETLIMKRLCLQESNEDIRLLAQLLQYFPLAIHQATAYIYDQQRNHDNYTIDSYMNDFKSKSAMLLDTPILGIDNKYKKTTFTTWQISFEEIRNVPTAANILHMMAYMAPDNVNREIFCCLFPRDGDVANSVKLICKYSLLKGEQKQAVLSIHRLVQEVIRLQLESKQESEAVLEMCLKLLTNTNLSETNHPFLIWGRSAKFGSLIEQFYESSTAAMERKLTPLHILSQGGDCEGVYHILNYFRLKGRRDEKDRLDCYGRTPLILACEQGHVQVVKILLENQARTDIMAQSVRQRKTFAPKNAGRTAMLAAVRSRSLETVQLLKNSHWDPSKESGISPAELAASYGEMEMCKELSGNISVYLCAMISSKGKEMNDVMTSVRREITVSPKERRSEIMKYPVRGSTLVAHAIINDYPEDFVWFLIEEGGGIAEAEKVTQTPLVCSVFTGRLDLVKFLIKNGSNVNVIHKGLTLLHIAALRGKGPVVKFLLEENFDIEIRSSDNLTPLHYAATHGRVEAVEILIAAGSDCSVSNIFNQSPLHCAASYNHYSIVEMILKGIPEGKKEDVCTQIASQPCDCTIVHLAAAYDNVEFLSYLLEELCMDGDVDNGHGITPLHFACIFGSWNAVNYLCRKKSVNLQRTIKPSALLQIAYDKMIESETSWSIYEKLLLKWLYCYSRVIDLFVVVTASELGNAFYPDCPLRDAKPGWFLKKLLSFHQVRSSVSNVQSKVAEFKRRRARNKTGR; encoded by the exons ATGAAGCTTTGtgaagcaaatttcattcggaaTCATATTATTGAATTGAGTACATTGACAATCACGGATCCTATTTTGTTAGCCGAGTTGTACGAGAAGAAATGCATTAGTTCGGAGGATACGGAAAGATTG GAGCACTGTGTTCTTCCAACTGAAAAATCTCGTTTGTTATACGAAACGATCACAGAATCGAAAGGTTCCAATACCATTCAAAAGCTTATCAATATTCTATCCGATTTAAAACAAAGCGGAGCAGTAGAAAAgctgaaaaattattcatgCGGTAGATGTGCACGTCGTGAAGTAGAATGTCTGCCAGACGGGGCACTGGAATTCGGAGTACCTTCACAAGTGAGTACTTTCACTGGGCGTTTAGATGAGCTCCAGCGATTACACAAATTGATACAACGCCCTTCTTCAAAAGTGACAGTCGTTTCGCAAGCCACAACTGTCAGTGGCCTGGGTGGAATCGGAAAAACTGGGTTGGCTATTGAATATGTCAAAACGTATTCCACGCATTACCAAGGAAACATCTTGTGGATCAATGCAGACAGTGCTGATGAAGTCCGGAAATGTTATCGTTCGCTTGCTCAACGTTTACAGATTTCTCTTGTAGACAGAAGTGGAGAGACTCGTGATATTACACAAGTTAAGGAAGACATCTATGCCAGATTTGTGGGATGCGAGtgtcttttcgtttttgacaACTGTCCTGATCCCGTATTCGTCGCAAAGGAGTGTATACCAGATACATTCCTACCATCATTTTGCACTCTACCAAAGTTTTTGCTGACGTCCAGAAATCAGGAATGGGATCGTGATATCGGCGTCCTGCTATTGGACGAGATGAAACCGGAAGAAGCTGAAACTTTGATTATGAAACGATTGTGCCTTCAAGAGAGTAACGAGGATATCCGTCTATTAGCACAACTTCTACAATACTTTCCACTGGCCATTCATCAAGCAACGGCGTACATTTATGACCAGCAGCGAAATCACGATAATTACACAATTGATAGCTACATGAATGACTTTAAGAGTAAGTCAGCGATGCTGTTGGATACACCGATTTTGGGAATCGACAATAAATACAAGAAAACTACTTTTACAACTTGGCAAAtctcgtttgaagaaattCGAAACGTCCCTACGGCGGCAAACATATTGCATATGATGGCATATATGGCTCCGGATAATGTTAACAGAGAAATATTTTGCTGTCTATTCCCTCGCGATGGTGACGTTGCTAATTCCGTTAAGCTTATTTGCAAATACTCGTTACTAAAAGGGGAACAAAAACAGGCTGTATTGAGCATTCATCGTCTAGTTCAAGAAGTGATTCGACTGCAATTAGAAAGCAAACAAGAGAGTGAAGCTGTGCTTGAGATGTGCTTGAAATTATTGACGAACACAAATCTTAGTGAAACAAACCATCCATTTTTGATCTGGGGAAGGTCGGCAAAATTTGGGTCTTTGATTGAACAGTTTTATGAATCGTCCACTGCCGCGATGGAGAGAAAATTGACACCACTACATATTTTATCACAAGGTGGAGATTGTGAAGGTGTCTAtcacattttaaattattttcggttAAAAGGCAGACGAGATGAAAAAGACAGGTTAGACTGCTACGGAAGAACGCCGCTGATACTTGCCTGTGAACAAGGCCACGTTCAGGTTGTAaagattttgttggaaaatcaAGCCAGAACCGATATCATGGCCCAATCGGTTCGTCAGAGAAAGACATTCGCTCCGAAAAATGCTGGTAGAACTGCAATGCTGGCTGCG GTGAGAAGCCGATCATTGGAGACTGTGCAGCTGTTAAAAAATAGTCACTGGGATCCGAGCAAAGAAAGTGGCATATCACCTGCCGAGCTGGCAGCGAGTTATGGAGAAATGGAAATGTGCAAAGAACTATCCGGCAACATATCCGTCTACCTTTGCGCGATGATAAGCTCAAAGGGGAAAGAAATGAATGATGTGATGACCAGTGTGAGGAGGGAAATTACTGTTTCTCCAAAAGAAAGAAGGTCAGAGATCATGAAATACCCAGTTCGTGGCTCCACACTAGTTGCACACGCAATAATCAACGATTATCCAGAAGACTTTGTATGGTTTTTAATTGAGGAAGGAGGTGGAATAGCAGAGGCTGAGAAGGTCACCCAAACACCGCTTGTGTGTTCCGTCTTCACCGGTCGTTTGGATCTTGTTAAGTTTCTCATTAAAAATGGTTCCAATGTGAACGTTATCCACAAAGGTCTAACTTTATTGCATATAGCAGCTCTTCGTGGCAAAGGTCCTGTTGTGAAATTCcttcttgaagaaaattttgacattgaAATTAGATCCAGTGACAATCTCACACCTTTACACTATGCTGCCACCCATGGCAGAGTAGAAGCcgttgaaattttgattgcaGCTGGGAGTGACTGTTCtgtttccaacatttttaacCAGAGCCCACTTCACTGTGCAGCTAGCTATAACCACTACTCCATCGTCGAAATGATTCTTAAAGGTATTCCAGAAGGCAAGAAAGAAGACGTATGCACTCAAATCGCTTCACAACCGTGTGACTGCACGATAGTGCACTTGGCGGCTGCTTATGACAATGTCGAATTCTTATCTTATCTTCTCGAGGAATTGTGCATGGATGGAGATGTTGACAATGGACATGGAATTACTCCTCTTCACTTTGCGTGCATTTTTGGAAGCTGGAATGCGGTAAATTATCTTTGCAGGAAAAAATCAGTTAACCTTCAACGAACAATCAAACCATCGGCCCTTCTTCAAATTGCTTACGATAAAATGATTGAAAGTGAAACGTCTTGGTCGATCTATGAGAAACTTTTGCTAAAATGGTTATATTGCTACAGTCGTGTTATTGACTTGTTTGTGGTAGTGACAGCTAGCGAATTGGGAAATGCCTTTTATCCTGACTGCCCTCTACGGGATGCGAAGCCTGGATggtttttgaagaaattgttGTCATTTCACCAAGTCCGCAGCTCGGTGAGCAATGTGCAGAGTAAAGTCGCAGAGTTTAAGCGAAGAAGAGCACGTAATAAAACTGGTCGTTGA
- the LOC119081150 gene encoding ankyrin-1-like isoform X2: MSARRGTGIRSTFTMTVVSQATTVSGLGGIGKTGLAIEYVKTYSTHYQGNILWINADSADEVRKCYRSLAQRLQISLVDRSGETRDITQVKEDIYARFVGCECLFVFDNCPDPVFVAKECIPDTFLPSFCTLPKFLLTSRNQEWDRDIGVLLLDEMKPEEAETLIMKRLCLQESNEDIRLLAQLLQYFPLAIHQATAYIYDQQRNHDNYTIDSYMNDFKSKSAMLLDTPILGIDNKYKKTTFTTWQISFEEIRNVPTAANILHMMAYMAPDNVNREIFCCLFPRDGDVANSVKLICKYSLLKGEQKQAVLSIHRLVQEVIRLQLESKQESEAVLEMCLKLLTNTNLSETNHPFLIWGRSAKFGSLIEQFYESSTAAMERKLTPLHILSQGGDCEGVYHILNYFRLKGRRDEKDRLDCYGRTPLILACEQGHVQVVKILLENQARTDIMAQSVRQRKTFAPKNAGRTAMLAAVRSRSLETVQLLKNSHWDPSKESGISPAELAASYGEMEMCKELSGNISVYLCAMISSKGKEMNDVMTSVRREITVSPKERRSEIMKYPVRGSTLVAHAIINDYPEDFVWFLIEEGGGIAEAEKVTQTPLVCSVFTGRLDLVKFLIKNGSNVNVIHKGLTLLHIAALRGKGPVVKFLLEENFDIEIRSSDNLTPLHYAATHGRVEAVEILIAAGSDCSVSNIFNQSPLHCAASYNHYSIVEMILKGIPEGKKEDVCTQIASQPCDCTIVHLAAAYDNVEFLSYLLEELCMDGDVDNGHGITPLHFACIFGSWNAVNYLCRKKSVNLQRTIKPSALLQIAYDKMIESETSWSIYEKLLLKWLYCYSRVIDLFVVVTASELGNAFYPDCPLRDAKPGWFLKKLLSFHQVRSSVSNVQSKVAEFKRRRARNKTGR; this comes from the exons ATGTCTGCCAGACGGGGCACTGGAATTCGGAGTACCTTCACAA TGACAGTCGTTTCGCAAGCCACAACTGTCAGTGGCCTGGGTGGAATCGGAAAAACTGGGTTGGCTATTGAATATGTCAAAACGTATTCCACGCATTACCAAGGAAACATCTTGTGGATCAATGCAGACAGTGCTGATGAAGTCCGGAAATGTTATCGTTCGCTTGCTCAACGTTTACAGATTTCTCTTGTAGACAGAAGTGGAGAGACTCGTGATATTACACAAGTTAAGGAAGACATCTATGCCAGATTTGTGGGATGCGAGtgtcttttcgtttttgacaACTGTCCTGATCCCGTATTCGTCGCAAAGGAGTGTATACCAGATACATTCCTACCATCATTTTGCACTCTACCAAAGTTTTTGCTGACGTCCAGAAATCAGGAATGGGATCGTGATATCGGCGTCCTGCTATTGGACGAGATGAAACCGGAAGAAGCTGAAACTTTGATTATGAAACGATTGTGCCTTCAAGAGAGTAACGAGGATATCCGTCTATTAGCACAACTTCTACAATACTTTCCACTGGCCATTCATCAAGCAACGGCGTACATTTATGACCAGCAGCGAAATCACGATAATTACACAATTGATAGCTACATGAATGACTTTAAGAGTAAGTCAGCGATGCTGTTGGATACACCGATTTTGGGAATCGACAATAAATACAAGAAAACTACTTTTACAACTTGGCAAAtctcgtttgaagaaattCGAAACGTCCCTACGGCGGCAAACATATTGCATATGATGGCATATATGGCTCCGGATAATGTTAACAGAGAAATATTTTGCTGTCTATTCCCTCGCGATGGTGACGTTGCTAATTCCGTTAAGCTTATTTGCAAATACTCGTTACTAAAAGGGGAACAAAAACAGGCTGTATTGAGCATTCATCGTCTAGTTCAAGAAGTGATTCGACTGCAATTAGAAAGCAAACAAGAGAGTGAAGCTGTGCTTGAGATGTGCTTGAAATTATTGACGAACACAAATCTTAGTGAAACAAACCATCCATTTTTGATCTGGGGAAGGTCGGCAAAATTTGGGTCTTTGATTGAACAGTTTTATGAATCGTCCACTGCCGCGATGGAGAGAAAATTGACACCACTACATATTTTATCACAAGGTGGAGATTGTGAAGGTGTCTAtcacattttaaattattttcggttAAAAGGCAGACGAGATGAAAAAGACAGGTTAGACTGCTACGGAAGAACGCCGCTGATACTTGCCTGTGAACAAGGCCACGTTCAGGTTGTAaagattttgttggaaaatcaAGCCAGAACCGATATCATGGCCCAATCGGTTCGTCAGAGAAAGACATTCGCTCCGAAAAATGCTGGTAGAACTGCAATGCTGGCTGCG GTGAGAAGCCGATCATTGGAGACTGTGCAGCTGTTAAAAAATAGTCACTGGGATCCGAGCAAAGAAAGTGGCATATCACCTGCCGAGCTGGCAGCGAGTTATGGAGAAATGGAAATGTGCAAAGAACTATCCGGCAACATATCCGTCTACCTTTGCGCGATGATAAGCTCAAAGGGGAAAGAAATGAATGATGTGATGACCAGTGTGAGGAGGGAAATTACTGTTTCTCCAAAAGAAAGAAGGTCAGAGATCATGAAATACCCAGTTCGTGGCTCCACACTAGTTGCACACGCAATAATCAACGATTATCCAGAAGACTTTGTATGGTTTTTAATTGAGGAAGGAGGTGGAATAGCAGAGGCTGAGAAGGTCACCCAAACACCGCTTGTGTGTTCCGTCTTCACCGGTCGTTTGGATCTTGTTAAGTTTCTCATTAAAAATGGTTCCAATGTGAACGTTATCCACAAAGGTCTAACTTTATTGCATATAGCAGCTCTTCGTGGCAAAGGTCCTGTTGTGAAATTCcttcttgaagaaaattttgacattgaAATTAGATCCAGTGACAATCTCACACCTTTACACTATGCTGCCACCCATGGCAGAGTAGAAGCcgttgaaattttgattgcaGCTGGGAGTGACTGTTCtgtttccaacatttttaacCAGAGCCCACTTCACTGTGCAGCTAGCTATAACCACTACTCCATCGTCGAAATGATTCTTAAAGGTATTCCAGAAGGCAAGAAAGAAGACGTATGCACTCAAATCGCTTCACAACCGTGTGACTGCACGATAGTGCACTTGGCGGCTGCTTATGACAATGTCGAATTCTTATCTTATCTTCTCGAGGAATTGTGCATGGATGGAGATGTTGACAATGGACATGGAATTACTCCTCTTCACTTTGCGTGCATTTTTGGAAGCTGGAATGCGGTAAATTATCTTTGCAGGAAAAAATCAGTTAACCTTCAACGAACAATCAAACCATCGGCCCTTCTTCAAATTGCTTACGATAAAATGATTGAAAGTGAAACGTCTTGGTCGATCTATGAGAAACTTTTGCTAAAATGGTTATATTGCTACAGTCGTGTTATTGACTTGTTTGTGGTAGTGACAGCTAGCGAATTGGGAAATGCCTTTTATCCTGACTGCCCTCTACGGGATGCGAAGCCTGGATggtttttgaagaaattgttGTCATTTCACCAAGTCCGCAGCTCGGTGAGCAATGTGCAGAGTAAAGTCGCAGAGTTTAAGCGAAGAAGAGCACGTAATAAAACTGGTCGTTGA
- the LOC119079957 gene encoding uncharacterized protein LOC119079957, which produces MALLLENYYSHDFFKTIPELGSAIDNFVERKIYLLIDQLGPIFHKHGVNRDYGLILCHRHFDIEHNEILVEVLKKDHRVSVATPWKLNGGKVIPSEDETLDVVREDADVPYVIPQTWGFDDNAELKAYEFLASRMELGTQKPPPEFVAELYEKLKQLGCEKIFGLRFIGNMIGRVSCEITPKGKRASILSFDGKDMDKTKMFQVVFMFCKEDGMGLCEDCSSSCTGDTVCIKRY; this is translated from the exons atggcattgttacttgaaaactattattcacacgattttttcaaaacaatccCAGAATTGGGTTCGGCTATCGATAACTTTGTCGAGAGGAAAATTTACCTGCTGATAGACCAACTTGGCCCAATCTTCCACAAGCACGGTGTTAACCGAGACTATGGATTAATTCTATGCCATCGACACTTTGATATCGAACATAATGAAATCCTCGTGGAAGTGTTGAAAAAGGACCACCGCGTTAGTGTTGCTACGCCATGGAAACTTAATG GGGGCAAAGTTATACCTAGTGAGGACGAGACACTCGACGTCGTTCGCGAGGATGCTGACGTGCCTTACGTCATCCCACAAACATGGGGATTTGATGACAATGCAGAACTAAAGGCTTATGAATTCCTCGCCTCCAGAATGGAATTAGGCACACAAAAGCCTCCTCCAGAGTTCGTCGCTGAATTATACGAAAAGCTGAAGCAACTTGGGTGCGAGAAGATTTTCGGGCTGCGTTTTATCGGCAACATGATTGGCCGTGTCTCTTGCGAAATAACTCCAAAAGGTAAACGTGCCAGTATTTTGAGTTTTGATGGCAAGGATATGGACaagacaaaaatgtttcaagtTGTGTTCATGTTTTGCAAAGAAGATGGCATGGGCTTGTGTGAAGATTGCTCCAGTTCTTGCACTGGAGATACAGTTTGTATAAAAAGATATTAA